From the genome of Deferribacteraceae bacterium V6Fe1:
CATTCTTTACTCGTTTTTAAGACAAAGTACTTGTTTATTAGTAATTTGTAAGAAATTTTTATACTTTTTTACATTTTCTCTCATCAAAACTTTACTCGCAAATATTACAAATAAAAATTGCGAGGTGTTTTTATGGCAAAGAAGAATATGTCAGAAAAAGAAATTAAGAAACTCAAACCGGTCGAAGGAAATATTTTAAAAGAGAGGGTATCGTATAGGCTGTATATTTATGTTTATGAAAATGGCAGAAAGGTGTGGTATTACCGTCAAAACAATAACTCTGACAGCTTTTAACCCGCTTTTTTTTGTTCAAATTAACTTTCTAATTTTCCCTACAAGGCCTAATTTATCTGGCTTTGTTTATAGTTTCTTTCTTTTTATGTAGTTTATTGTAAAGTGCATTAGAAAATCTCTTGATTATGTGCTATAAATTGTAAGACCAATATAAGATTAAAAAGGGGTAAAAATGGAAGCAAAATTATTTTCACCATTTAAAATTAAGCATACAGCGTTTAAAAATAGAGTATTTATGTCGCCAATGTGTCAATATTCAGGTGTTGATGGTATGATAACTGATTGGCATTTTACTCACTATATTTCAAGAGCGGTTGGAGGTG
Proteins encoded in this window:
- a CDS encoding DUF4102 domain-containing protein, with the protein product MAKKNMSEKEIKKLKPVEGNILKERVSYRLYIYVYENGRKVWYYRQNNNSDSF